The Pan paniscus chromosome 1, NHGRI_mPanPan1-v2.0_pri, whole genome shotgun sequence genome has a segment encoding these proteins:
- the LOC117979571 gene encoding PRAME family member 18, translating into MSLQAPRRLLELAGQSLLRDQALAISVLDELPRELFPPLFVEAFTSRRCDVLRVMVQAWPFPCLPLGSLMKTPDLEILHYVVDGIDCLLAQKVRPRRWKLQVLELRDVDENFWTIWSGARPLSCSPEAMSKRQTVEDCPRTGEKQPLKVFMDVCLKEKFMDEDLSFFSGWVQHRRGSVHLCCTKVVNYSMSILNFRNILETVYPDSIQVLEIWNVCWPCMIVEFSRYLSQMRNLRKLFISDGCRYLLSSDSQEQLVAEFSSVLLRLEYLQMLYIRRVCFFRGYLDQLIRCLRSPLETLALTYGFLEEEDLKCLPWYPSLSQLKQLNLSHGALRFIRLEPLRALLEKVAATLQTLFLVDCGIGYSKLRVILPALSRCSNLTTFCFHGNDTSMDALKDLLRHTGRLSNLSLETYPAPRESLDNRGRVISELLTPLQAELMRILREVREPKRIFFGPVSCPCCGTSPIE; encoded by the exons ATGAGCCTACAGGCCCCACGCAGACTCCTGGAGCTGGCAGGGCAGAGCCTGCTGAGGGACCAGGCCTTGGCCATCTCCGTCCTGGATGAGCTGCCCAGGGAGCTCTTCCCCCCACTGTTCGTGGAGGCCTTCACTAGCAGACGCTGCGATGTTCTGAGGgtgatggtgcaggcctggcccttcccctgcctccctctgggGTCCCTGATGAAGACGCCTGATCTGGAGATCTTACATTATGTAGTGGATGGGATTGATTGCCTGCTTGCCCAAAAGGTTCGCCCCAG GAGGTGGAAACTTCAAGTGCTGGAATTGCGGGATGTTGATGAGAATTTTTGGACCATATGGTCTGGAGCCAGGCCCCTGTCCTGCTCCCCAGAGGCCATGAGTAAGAGGCAGACAGTGGAGGACTGTCCAAGGACAGGAGAGAAGCAGCCCTTGAAGGTGTTCATGGATGTTTGCCTCAAGGAAAAATTCATGGATGAAGATCTGAGCTTCTTCTCTGGGTGGGTCCAGCACAGAAGAGGTTCAGTACACCTGTGCTGTACTAAGGTGGTGAATTATTCAATGAGCATTCTAAATTTCAGAAACATATTGGAAACAGTATACCCAGACAGTATCCAAGTGTTGGAAATTTGGAACGTGTGCTGGCCGTGTATGATAGTAGAGTTTAGCCGTTACCTGAGCCAGATGAGGAATCTTCGCAAACTCTTCATCTCCGATGGCTGTCGTTACCTGCTAAGCTCTGACAGCCAAGAACAGTTAGTTGCTGAATTCAGCTCTGTgctcctcaggctggagtacCTCCAGATGCTTTATATAAGAAGGGTCTGCTTCTTCAGAGGCTACCTGGACCAGCTGATCAG GTGCCTCAGGAGCCCGTTGGAGACATTGGCATTAACTTATGGCTTCCTAGAagaagaggacttgaaatgtcTGCCCTGGTACCCAAGTCTCAGTCAACTGAAGCAGCTGAATCTGAGTCATGGTGCACTGCGCTTCATCCGTCTTGAGCCCCTCCGAGCTCTGCTAGAGAAAGTTGCTGCCACTCTTCAGACCCTCTTCTTAGTGGACTGTGGGATTGGGTACTCCAAACTCAGGGTCATCCTGCCTGCCCTGAGCCGCTGCTCCAACCTCACCACTTTCTGCTTTCACGGCAATGACACGTCCATGGATGCTCTGAAGGACCTGCTGCGCCATACAGGCAGGCTGAGCAATTTGAGCCTGGAAACATATCCTGCCCCTCGGGAGAGTCTTGACAACAGGGGTCGTGTCATTTCGGAGCTCCTCACCCCACTTCAGGCTGAGCTGATGCGTATACTGAGGGAAGTAAGGGAGCCCAAAAGGATCTTCTTTGGTCCCGTCTCCTGCCCTTGCTGTGGCACGTCGCCCATTGAGTAA